Within the Leptospira stimsonii genome, the region AAGGGATTGGTTTGCGGTAATTTTAGAAGTATCGATGGAATATTGATTCATCTTCGCGTCCGCTCTCGTGTAGATAAACTCGATCGGAAGTTTGAAGTTTGCGTCGAAGATTTTTGCCGGATCAAAAGTGATGTTCGTCTCCAGACCGCGGCTGTATGTTCTTCCGCCGTTCTTTGCAGAGGAGGCGGAATCGTTTCCGGAAGTGGAAGAAGTGATGATGATTTGGTTGATATAATTCAGATCAAAGTAAGTGACCTGAGCATTTAAGTAATTTGTAATGTCTCCGCGAAATCCCGTCTCATAGTTATAAGAATATTCAGGATCGATTTTATTGATCACGCCCGAGTTATTCAAGGCGTCCTGATAACGGGGAGGGGAGAAACCTTTGTGCGCTCCCGCAAACCAGGTGAGATCCTTTTTGATGTCGTAGGTAAGACCCAGACCAGGGATGAGAACGTGATACGTGTGTGTGCTTCCTTTGTCGACTTCTTGAGGAGGAGAATTCGGATCCGGCTGGTTCGTAACGGGATCGACCGCTTGTTGACGGAGAATCGTACGATTTTGCGTGAACGTCTCGTAACGAACTCCCGGAATCACAGAAAATTTATCATAGAATTTAAAACTGTTCTGTGCGAAGCCCGCGACCGACTTGGTATTGTTGACCTCGTGATCCCGAAGTTGGCCCGACTTCGCGAGAGAATATTCGGAAGACGCGGTCCCAGTCGCAGGATTTCCCAATCCGTTGCCAAAGATCGCATAATCCGGGGTAGACGGTCCGTCGATGTATTTGATGTCCGCGGTTTCATAATGATAACGAAGACCCGCGTCCAACTGATTCTTAATTCCGAAGAATTGATAGTCTTGTTGATAACGGGATTCTGCCCCTACGAAACGATAAGCGCGATCCCTATGTCCGACGCTGTCCAACATATAAACGGTGTCTCCCGGTCTATTGACAAAAGGCTCCGTATCATACGCTTTGATTACGTTACCCGGAAGTGTGCCGAAATAAGAGCCAGTGTTCCGAACGTAATTCTGTCTCGCCCAATTTCTTTCCGTGTAAGCCGCGTAGACTTTTGTGACGAGTTTCGAATTGTCCGTGAGTTTCCATTCGTGACCGATGTCTCCGGAATATCTCTGAAGTTTACGATTGTCCTGTTCCGCAAAATTCGAAGAAGAATTGTTCCAGAATTGAGCCGTCGTCAAGCCGAGATAGGTCATGTTCGCATCTTGAACTGTACCAACGAATTTGGTCGTAAGAGCGTGTTTCTCATTTAGATCCGTGACGGATTTAAAGGAAACTTCATGAAGACGAAAGTCTTGATGATCTCGGAAACCGTTTCCTTGTTTTCTAAGGACCATAATGTCGATACCGGTGTTTCCGAAAGTTCCACCGTAAGAAATTTGAGAAGAGAAAAATCCATAAGATCCACCTTGCATAGAAACGGAAAGGACCGGATCTTTTGGAGGACGTTTGGTGATAAAGTTCACGACGCCGCCGATTGTGGAAGGTCCGAAGAGGATGGCTCCCGATCCTTTGACTACCTCGATTCTTTCCATACGATCGATGTTAGGCGTATAATATTGTTCCGGCGCGGAATAAGGATTGAGAGAAGTGAAAATTCCGTCTTCAAGGACGAGGACCTTTCTTCCAAGGTCGCTGTTGACCCCTCTAAAACCGATGTTCAGGATCAGACCCGTATCTTGATAACGAATCGAAGCCCCTGGAACTCTTCGAAGGACTTCCATGGAATCCACCGGACGAGTTTGTTCGAGGTATTCTTTTTCGATCACGGTTGCAGAACCGGGGATTCGTTTGAGGTCGTTTTTCTTTTTTCCGATCACGGAAATGGTTCCTCGGGACCACTTTTCCTTTTCGGCTTCTTCCGGATTGGGACCCGGAACCGGTTTTTCCTTGTTTTCAGTAATTTCTTGAGGTTGTGCGGGAACTCCCCAAGAGAAGAGGAAAAAGATAAGAATGGAGAGAGACAGAATTGATTTTTTATACATCGTCGATTTCGATTTTGAAAATGATTCTCAATATTTGGGGGCTGGGTTTAGAGTCAAGGGAGAATGGAAGGAAAAGAAGGAACGTCAGAGAAAAATTCTTAGAAATGAGAACTTAGGGAAGAGGCTATGAAAAGTGGGAACTCCCCCGTTTTCCTTTGAACGCAATGCTTTGCTTTCCCAAAGAATGCGGGAACTCCCCGTTTTCCTTTGAACGCAATACTTTGCTTTCCCAAAGAATGCGGGAACTCCTCAAAAAACTTTTCCAGTGAAAACAAAACGAACGAAAAAGAGAATCACGACGGACTGAGAAAGTTGCCCTACAACAAAAACCGGATAAAAGATTTTCTTCTTATAACGGATCACACCGAGGATCGCGCTTAAAATCGGTGCCGGCAAGGGAAGTGCATTGAAAGCGAAAATCGCCAAAACCCCGTAACGATTTAAAAATCCTTTCATTCTATAAAATTTTTTCGGGCTTATGAGTTTGATACAAGCGCGCGCCGCGATTCTTCCCAGAAAGTAATTGATCGAAAAGGAAATCAGAAGTCCGAGAAGATGAAGCGCGATGAGATCGCTCGCATCGAGTTTGGAATACGTAGCGCGAATGTATAAGAATTCGATGGGAAGATAAAAGAAAAACAAACCACCGAAGAGGGTCGTAAAGAAGACGCCGATCAAACTCGGTTTTTGAATTTCTTTGCTCACATAAAGAACGAGTTTCTGAATCGCACTCAAACCCGGGATTTCCAATTTAAGAATCCCGGAAGTCGCCAAGACGAAAAAGGTCGCCGCGATCAAAACGGTGAAGAGAAAGATTAAACCGGAATAGAAGTTTCTTTTCTCGTGATACGAGAATATCTCATCCTTTTGAAACTTCACTCGATTCTCTCTTCCGAATGATATAAGACGGAATACGAGAAACGATCGCGGAAAGAATCAAACCTCCCGTTTCTCTCGTAACTTCGTCGTCGAAGGAAAGGTTTTGGATCTGCATCGCGGCGAGAACGGTCCCTGCGGAAAAAGCGGCGGAAAGAATCAAAGAAGTTCTCAGCCAGATTTTGGTTTTCTCAGGATAGATTAAGAATCCTGAATATAATGAAACGACGCTTAGATAAATGGGCATCCAGAGCCAAGGATCCGGATCGTTCCATTGAAGAGCCGCAAACAAAATCCAAAGAAGAATAATGGTGATCGAAAATGCTTTCATGATTCGTGAATCCATTTGAGTTCGTATAAGTCTTTTCTTCGATTATTTAGATTTCTCACTGAACCTTTTTTACGAAGTTCTTTCAAGAGATCCAAATCCAAATCCGCGATCAAG harbors:
- a CDS encoding TonB-dependent receptor family protein translates to MYKKSILSLSILIFFLFSWGVPAQPQEITENKEKPVPGPNPEEAEKEKWSRGTISVIGKKKNDLKRIPGSATVIEKEYLEQTRPVDSMEVLRRVPGASIRYQDTGLILNIGFRGVNSDLGRKVLVLEDGIFTSLNPYSAPEQYYTPNIDRMERIEVVKGSGAILFGPSTIGGVVNFITKRPPKDPVLSVSMQGGSYGFFSSQISYGGTFGNTGIDIMVLRKQGNGFRDHQDFRLHEVSFKSVTDLNEKHALTTKFVGTVQDANMTYLGLTTAQFWNNSSSNFAEQDNRKLQRYSGDIGHEWKLTDNSKLVTKVYAAYTERNWARQNYVRNTGSYFGTLPGNVIKAYDTEPFVNRPGDTVYMLDSVGHRDRAYRFVGAESRYQQDYQFFGIKNQLDAGLRYHYETADIKYIDGPSTPDYAIFGNGLGNPATGTASSEYSLAKSGQLRDHEVNNTKSVAGFAQNSFKFYDKFSVIPGVRYETFTQNRTILRQQAVDPVTNQPDPNSPPQEVDKGSTHTYHVLIPGLGLTYDIKKDLTWFAGAHKGFSPPRYQDALNNSGVINKIDPEYSYNYETGFRGDITNYLNAQVTYFDLNYINQIIITSSTSGNDSASSAKNGGRTYSRGLETNITFDPAKIFDANFKLPIEFIYTRADAKMNQYSIDTSKITANQSLLDFIVTQRDKNGNYVPYVSRDTATISFGYVHPKGFYARAEYQYFSAQFHDDTNTRTVYWADSITDPLGKKVLQYLNITSDSSGETGVIPAYALVNANFGYKDPIKRWSVFISGKNLGDVRYISGRLPEGIQVGPFRQINVGVSFEL
- a CDS encoding VTT domain-containing protein, which produces MKFQKDEIFSYHEKRNFYSGLIFLFTVLIAATFFVLATSGILKLEIPGLSAIQKLVLYVSKEIQKPSLIGVFFTTLFGGLFFFYLPIEFLYIRATYSKLDASDLIALHLLGLLISFSINYFLGRIAARACIKLISPKKFYRMKGFLNRYGVLAIFAFNALPLPAPILSAILGVIRYKKKIFYPVFVVGQLSQSVVILFFVRFVFTGKVF
- a CDS encoding transmembrane 220 family protein, whose translation is MDSRIMKAFSITIILLWILFAALQWNDPDPWLWMPIYLSVVSLYSGFLIYPEKTKIWLRTSLILSAAFSAGTVLAAMQIQNLSFDDEVTRETGGLILSAIVSRIPSYIIRKRESSEVSKG